A genomic stretch from Fusibacter sp. A1 includes:
- the dnaN gene encoding DNA polymerase III subunit beta translates to MKFIVSQKQLNDAINVVQKAVSNKTTLPILKSIFLEAKDGQLRLIGNDLNIGIEMTIDAEVEIAGRAVVSSRIFGEIIRKLPDADVFISADDQHNLEIRCLQSDFHLAGFAPEEYPDLPIIEQGNVYEINKHLFKDMIRQTIFATSQDETRPILTGSLLEIENGEMIMVSIDLYRVAIRKANVQTHVDCKAVIPAKTLNELLKVLSLSEEDEDLKLHYTDKNMQFELGNITIITRLLEGEFIKYNQIMPKEHKSLVTVSTQELYRAIDRASLLAKEGKNTSVKFQITDEALLITSNVEIGSVNEMVKIELEGPDLEIGFNPKYWIDVLKVIDTDMIQIELTTNVSPCIVKPYGSEHYTYLVLPVRIPN, encoded by the coding sequence GTGAAATTCATCGTTTCTCAAAAACAATTAAATGATGCTATCAATGTTGTACAAAAGGCTGTATCCAACAAAACGACATTACCTATCTTAAAAAGTATCTTTCTAGAAGCAAAGGACGGTCAACTTCGCTTGATCGGAAACGATTTGAATATAGGTATCGAAATGACGATTGATGCTGAAGTAGAAATAGCAGGAAGAGCAGTTGTCAGTTCACGTATTTTCGGTGAAATCATCAGAAAGTTACCAGATGCTGATGTGTTCATAAGTGCTGACGATCAACATAACCTTGAAATAAGATGTCTACAGTCAGACTTCCACCTGGCTGGATTCGCACCTGAGGAATATCCAGACTTACCTATCATCGAGCAAGGCAATGTCTATGAGATAAATAAACATCTATTTAAAGATATGATTCGACAAACCATCTTTGCCACTTCCCAGGATGAGACTAGACCTATTCTAACTGGATCTCTATTAGAGATTGAAAACGGTGAGATGATCATGGTCTCCATCGATCTTTATCGTGTCGCCATCAGAAAGGCGAATGTGCAAACTCATGTCGACTGTAAGGCGGTCATACCGGCAAAGACGCTTAATGAGCTTTTAAAAGTATTGAGTTTGTCTGAAGAAGATGAAGACTTGAAGTTGCATTATACCGACAAGAACATGCAATTTGAACTTGGCAATATCACAATAATCACCCGTCTATTAGAAGGTGAGTTCATCAAATACAATCAGATCATGCCTAAGGAACATAAGTCGCTTGTGACTGTTTCAACTCAAGAACTATATAGGGCGATCGATCGTGCCTCCTTACTTGCTAAGGAAGGCAAAAACACTTCTGTCAAATTCCAAATCACGGACGAAGCATTGCTTATCACTTCGAATGTTGAAATAGGAAGTGTGAATGAAATGGTAAAAATAGAGCTCGAAGGACCTGATCTTGAGATAGGGTTCAATCCAAAGTATTGGATCGATGTACTCAAAGTCATAGACACGGACATGATTCAAATTGAACTTACTACAAATGTGAGTCCTTGCATTGTAAAACCTTATGGAAGCGAGCACTATACCTACCTGGTTTTACCTGTCCGTATACCTAACTAG
- the jag gene encoding RNA-binding cell elongation regulator Jag/EloR translates to MRSYEVVAKTVDDAIEQALAALNTTIDEVEIEIFEETQKGLLGFLKAKEVRVVASLKETVIDKAVSFLKDMLAGMGVDATFDITETPENLNIDIKGDDMAIVIGRRGQTLDALQYLVSLVVNKGRENYLRVVLDTENYRSKREASLIKLANKLAYKAKKYKKEIVLEPMNPYERRIIHASLQSNKFVSTRSEGEEPNRKVVIFLNK, encoded by the coding sequence ATGAGATCTTATGAAGTAGTAGCTAAAACAGTTGATGATGCCATTGAGCAAGCACTAGCGGCACTCAATACGACAATCGACGAAGTTGAAATTGAAATTTTCGAAGAGACGCAAAAGGGATTGTTAGGATTCTTAAAGGCGAAGGAAGTACGTGTCGTCGCTTCTTTGAAAGAGACAGTGATAGATAAGGCTGTCAGCTTTTTAAAGGATATGTTAGCTGGGATGGGTGTGGATGCCACATTTGATATTACAGAAACTCCTGAGAACCTTAATATTGATATCAAGGGCGATGATATGGCCATTGTTATCGGTAGACGTGGACAGACTTTGGACGCGCTTCAGTATTTAGTGAGCTTAGTAGTGAACAAGGGACGCGAAAATTACTTGAGAGTTGTTTTGGACACTGAGAATTATAGAAGTAAAAGAGAAGCATCGCTTATTAAGCTAGCCAATAAGCTCGCTTACAAGGCTAAGAAATACAAGAAAGAAATTGTGCTCGAACCGATGAATCCATACGAGCGCAGAATTATCCATGCTTCACTTCAAAGCAATAAGTTTGTAAGTACAAGAAGTGAAGGTGAGGAACCAAACAGAAAAGTGGTAATTTTCTTAAACAAGTAA
- the mnmE gene encoding tRNA uridine-5-carboxymethylaminomethyl(34) synthesis GTPase MnmE translates to MSHIVSAIATSPGESAIGIIRLSGEGAIELVSSIFSTPSKRKLTYFNERTMAYGHIVKDEMILDEVMVAYFKGPRSYTKEDMVEIYTHGSYIALREVQNHLITVGASPAEPGEFTKRAFLNGRIDLSQAEAVMDLISSKTKKGFEVAIDQLEGNLSIVLNKKIEELTDLMAQIEVIIDYPDEDVEIISRENIFKSLGEMKKDINELATTYESGKVIKDGLNLVIIGRPNVGKSSLLNALLKESRAIVTHIAGTTRDVIEEVANIRGIPVRLVDTAGIRETDDMIEKMGVEKTKQFFNRSDMAILVLNASEELAIEDEQILEVVKDKKVIVLVNKIDLERKLDLEMVKSHLPGAKFVEASIMNDVGLNELEDAIESHIISGEVAMKSGRILTNARHYEAVVKAGNSIKAAMETMESGMPLDVIEVDLINAYNAIGEVVGKSVNEDVIARIFEKFCLGK, encoded by the coding sequence ATGAGTCATATAGTATCTGCAATAGCGACATCCCCTGGTGAAAGCGCGATTGGAATTATCAGACTTAGCGGTGAAGGTGCCATTGAGCTTGTTTCTTCAATTTTTAGCACACCTTCTAAGAGAAAACTGACTTATTTTAATGAACGTACGATGGCTTATGGACATATCGTCAAGGATGAGATGATCCTTGATGAGGTGATGGTAGCCTATTTTAAAGGGCCAAGGTCGTATACAAAAGAGGACATGGTGGAGATATACACACATGGAAGCTATATCGCACTGAGAGAGGTGCAGAACCATCTGATTACCGTAGGAGCATCACCTGCAGAACCCGGAGAATTTACTAAGCGCGCCTTCTTGAATGGAAGAATCGACTTATCACAGGCTGAAGCGGTCATGGATCTGATAAGCTCTAAGACAAAAAAAGGATTTGAAGTGGCTATAGATCAGTTAGAAGGCAATTTATCTATCGTCCTCAATAAAAAGATTGAGGAACTGACCGATCTGATGGCACAAATAGAAGTGATCATTGATTATCCAGACGAGGATGTCGAAATCATCAGTAGGGAAAACATATTTAAAAGTCTCGGTGAAATGAAGAAAGACATCAATGAGCTTGCTACGACCTATGAATCAGGTAAAGTTATCAAGGATGGCCTTAATCTTGTTATCATAGGAAGACCCAATGTGGGCAAGTCCTCTCTGCTGAATGCCTTACTCAAGGAGAGCAGGGCTATTGTCACTCATATAGCAGGTACTACAAGAGATGTAATAGAAGAGGTGGCAAACATACGTGGTATTCCAGTAAGACTTGTCGATACGGCAGGTATTAGGGAAACCGATGATATGATTGAAAAAATGGGCGTTGAGAAAACTAAACAGTTCTTCAATAGGTCCGATATGGCGATTCTCGTATTGAACGCGTCTGAAGAACTGGCTATCGAAGATGAACAGATACTTGAAGTTGTTAAAGACAAGAAAGTAATCGTGCTGGTCAATAAAATAGATTTGGAAAGAAAATTGGATTTAGAGATGGTGAAAAGCCATTTGCCCGGTGCTAAGTTCGTTGAAGCCTCGATCATGAATGATGTAGGTCTAAATGAGCTTGAAGACGCGATTGAAAGTCATATCATCAGCGGTGAAGTAGCGATGAAATCTGGAAGGATACTTACAAACGCAAGACATTACGAAGCGGTTGTGAAGGCTGGAAACAGCATAAAGGCAGCAATGGAAACGATGGAAAGCGGAATGCCGCTTGATGTCATTGAAGTAGATCTTATCAACGCCTATAACGCGATAGGTGAAGTCGTAGGTAAGTCAGTAAACGAAGATGTGATCGCAAGAATATTTGAGAAATTCTGTTTAGGGAAGTGA
- the rpmH gene encoding 50S ribosomal protein L34, whose product MKRTYQPKKRQRKREHGFRKRMSSSAGRNVLKRRRSRGRNKLSA is encoded by the coding sequence GTGAAAAGAACGTATCAACCAAAGAAAAGACAACGTAAAAGAGAACATGGATTCAGAAAGCGTATGAGTTCAAGCGCTGGCAGAAATGTACTTAAAAGAAGAAGAAGCAGAGGCAGAAATAAATTATCTGCATAA
- the yidD gene encoding membrane protein insertion efficiency factor YidD: MKFLLIAVVKFYRLFISPLLGPNCRFQPTCSAYSLEALEKYGAIKGTYLSVRRILKCHPFHPGGYDPLK; this comes from the coding sequence GTGAAATTTCTCTTAATTGCTGTTGTAAAATTTTACAGACTTTTTATTTCACCACTCCTAGGTCCAAACTGTCGTTTTCAACCGACATGTTCAGCTTATTCTTTAGAAGCCTTGGAGAAATATGGTGCTATTAAGGGTACGTACTTAAGTGTGAGGCGAATTTTGAAATGCCACCCATTTCATCCTGGTGGCTATGATCCTTTAAAATGA
- a CDS encoding RNA-binding S4 domain-containing protein, with amino-acid sequence MAELIEITTPYIRLDQLLKLASVVGSGGDAKFLITNGFVMLNNEVMTMRGKKVVPGDVVALSYEDQDFIFEVKSAEA; translated from the coding sequence ATGGCTGAATTAATAGAAATAACCACACCTTATATTCGTTTGGATCAACTTTTAAAACTTGCTTCGGTAGTCGGATCAGGCGGCGACGCAAAGTTTCTTATTACAAATGGGTTCGTTATGTTGAACAATGAAGTGATGACGATGAGGGGAAAAAAAGTAGTTCCAGGTGATGTCGTAGCACTTTCCTATGAGGATCAGGATTTTATATTCGAAGTGAAATCAGCTGAGGCTTAA
- a CDS encoding YidC/Oxa1 family membrane protein insertase, with protein MIKSSIGWLLGQIFTFTNHYALSIILLTIIVKFVILPLTLAQMKSQKSMSEVQPKIQELQKKYKDDKETLNQKTLELYKEHKVNPLAGCLPLIIQMPIIFALFTVLREPTQYVFGGNESLALEATSQVFLWIKNFAEPDKLYAVLKFEWAKSIPGLLPMLASILTYFQFKTMGTTTQSDNETANRMNKNMQMMFPLMILVFGNSISAGVALYWVVSTAFQMVQQILLKPKSTKEAQI; from the coding sequence TTGATTAAATCGAGTATTGGCTGGTTATTGGGCCAGATATTTACATTTACAAATCATTACGCTTTATCAATCATATTATTAACTATAATTGTGAAGTTTGTAATTTTACCATTAACTTTAGCTCAGATGAAGTCACAAAAAAGCATGTCGGAAGTTCAACCTAAGATTCAGGAGCTGCAAAAAAAATACAAAGATGATAAGGAAACACTTAATCAGAAGACACTTGAACTATATAAGGAACATAAGGTTAATCCCTTAGCCGGTTGTCTACCGCTGATTATTCAAATGCCTATCATATTCGCATTGTTTACCGTATTGAGAGAACCTACACAATATGTATTTGGCGGAAACGAGAGCTTAGCGCTCGAAGCCACAAGTCAAGTTTTCTTATGGATCAAGAATTTCGCAGAGCCGGATAAGTTATATGCGGTACTAAAATTCGAATGGGCTAAAAGTATTCCTGGTTTATTGCCGATGCTAGCATCCATTTTGACTTATTTCCAGTTTAAGACGATGGGAACTACGACACAGTCGGATAATGAAACTGCAAATCGTATGAATAAGAACATGCAAATGATGTTCCCTCTTATGATTTTGGTATTTGGTAACAGCATATCTGCAGGCGTTGCGCTTTATTGGGTTGTAAGTACAGCATTCCAAATGGTTCAACAAATTTTATTAAAGCCTAAAAGCACCAAGGAGGCGCAAATATAA
- the dnaA gene encoding chromosomal replication initiator protein DnaA, producing MQSFKEVWEKTLNIIQNELTEVSYNTWLKTIEAKAIQGNKFILEVPNKFNKEILETRYIGLIENSLKQVTGIEFSLEFILPGKALVLSSEESLKSNDGFETPRLNPKYVFEEFVIGNSNRFAHAASLAVAEAPAKAYNPLFIYGGVGLGKTHLMHAIGHYILNQNPSAKVVYVSSEKFTNELINSIKDDKNEEFRNKFRTVDVLLVDDIQFIAGKERTQEEFFHTFNALHEANKQIILSSDRPPKEIPTLEDRLRSRFEWGLITDIQPPDFETRIAILAKKAETEYIDISNDVLSFIAKNIKSNIRELEGALTRVVAYSSLTNRAITVELATEALKDIVKSSRPKQIGPDIIKDVVSQYYNMKIDDFDSKRRTRSISYPRQIAMYLCRELTDMSLPRIGEEFGGRDHTTVIHAYDKITNDLKANDDLQHKVNKMIEEIQGEN from the coding sequence TTGCAAAGTTTCAAAGAGGTATGGGAAAAGACCCTAAACATCATTCAAAACGAGCTGACCGAGGTCAGTTACAACACTTGGCTAAAAACAATAGAAGCCAAGGCTATTCAAGGTAATAAGTTTATTCTTGAAGTTCCAAACAAATTTAATAAGGAAATACTCGAAACAAGATACATCGGTTTAATTGAGAACTCCCTAAAGCAGGTTACGGGAATTGAATTTTCACTCGAATTCATCTTACCTGGCAAGGCACTTGTCCTATCTAGCGAAGAATCTCTAAAATCGAATGATGGATTTGAGACTCCACGACTTAATCCTAAGTATGTATTTGAAGAATTTGTTATTGGAAACAGCAACAGGTTTGCTCATGCGGCTTCCTTGGCCGTTGCCGAAGCACCTGCAAAAGCTTATAATCCTTTGTTTATCTATGGTGGCGTAGGTCTTGGAAAAACACACTTAATGCATGCGATAGGACATTACATTCTCAATCAGAATCCATCTGCTAAAGTCGTTTATGTCTCTTCAGAAAAGTTCACGAATGAACTGATCAATTCCATTAAGGACGATAAGAATGAAGAGTTCAGAAATAAATTTAGAACTGTTGATGTTCTTCTTGTCGATGATATTCAGTTCATCGCCGGCAAAGAAAGAACGCAGGAGGAGTTTTTCCATACCTTCAATGCGCTGCACGAAGCGAACAAGCAGATCATCCTATCAAGTGATAGACCCCCAAAAGAGATTCCTACTCTAGAAGACAGGTTGAGATCTCGTTTTGAGTGGGGACTGATTACCGACATCCAGCCACCGGATTTTGAAACCAGAATCGCGATATTGGCTAAAAAGGCTGAAACTGAGTATATTGACATCTCCAATGATGTTCTAAGCTTCATCGCTAAAAATATCAAATCAAATATCCGTGAACTGGAAGGGGCTCTTACAAGGGTTGTGGCCTATTCCTCATTAACCAATCGGGCGATCACTGTAGAACTGGCCACCGAAGCCTTAAAAGACATCGTAAAGTCCTCTAGGCCAAAACAAATCGGACCGGATATCATCAAGGATGTAGTTTCACAATATTACAATATGAAGATTGATGATTTTGATTCAAAACGAAGAACCAGATCCATCTCCTATCCAAGACAGATCGCCATGTATCTATGTAGGGAACTTACAGATATGTCTTTACCGAGAATAGGGGAAGAGTTTGGAGGACGGGATCATACCACAGTAATCCATGCTTACGATAAGATTACAAATGATTTGAAAGCAAATGATGATTTGCAGCATAAAGTAAATAAGATGATAGAAGAAATTCAAGGTGAAAACTAG
- the rnpA gene encoding ribonuclease P protein component, with amino-acid sequence MKIDTLKKNEEFKTIYKRGKSHVGAYLVLYSVKNDTDAKQFGITVSKKVGNAVNRNRIRRLVKEAIRLNDSMIPVGYDYVIVSRVRATKASYQDIEKNLLYLVRQLKKEAKK; translated from the coding sequence ATGAAAATTGATACTTTAAAGAAAAATGAAGAGTTTAAAACCATCTATAAGCGTGGGAAATCCCATGTTGGCGCTTACTTGGTGCTGTATTCAGTTAAGAATGATACTGATGCAAAACAGTTTGGAATTACAGTAAGCAAGAAAGTTGGTAATGCTGTCAATCGTAATCGCATCAGGCGATTAGTGAAAGAAGCAATCCGTTTGAATGATTCGATGATACCAGTAGGGTATGATTATGTGATTGTTTCACGTGTGAGAGCAACTAAAGCTTCCTACCAAGACATTGAAAAAAATCTTTTATACCTCGTGAGACAATTAAAAAAAGAGGCTAAAAAGTGA
- the recF gene encoding DNA replication/repair protein RecF, with protein MHIKRVELTNYRNYNKLALDIHQNANVIIGDNAQGKTNLLEALFFAAFGKSFRTSKDQELIKDEEVYFKLHLDFFKNNRDQTIDLILKQDKAKQILLNGVPLKKISELIGSLNVVLFSPEDLRLIKGGPAERRKFIDREISNLNRMYMDNLINYHKILNHRNKLLKSAQFRKSLLDTIDVWDEQLVHYGVKVIMKRMDFIKKLSEVTATTHLEITDGKEILEIDYFTGMIEQSSFDYDRIVYGFKEKLKSCIDKDVKYGFTSVGPHKDDLIIKINGQDARKYSSQGQQRTAALSMKLSEITLIQNELGERPILLLDDVMSELDLTRRQMLMHAIKGLQTIITTTDLTGLDQDQMAPFQVVEIEKGAVLTCREVQHVDESQSRL; from the coding sequence GTGCATATTAAAAGAGTTGAATTGACGAATTATCGTAATTATAATAAGTTAGCGCTCGATATCCACCAAAATGCAAATGTCATCATAGGAGACAATGCGCAAGGAAAAACAAATCTATTGGAAGCACTTTTTTTCGCGGCGTTCGGTAAATCATTCAGAACATCCAAGGATCAGGAGTTGATCAAGGATGAGGAAGTCTATTTCAAACTTCATTTGGATTTTTTTAAGAACAACAGAGATCAGACCATTGATTTGATTCTTAAACAGGATAAGGCAAAGCAGATATTACTTAACGGTGTACCGCTAAAGAAAATATCTGAACTTATCGGATCGCTCAATGTGGTCCTGTTTTCTCCAGAAGACTTAAGACTGATCAAAGGTGGGCCTGCAGAAAGGCGTAAGTTCATCGATCGGGAAATTTCAAATCTCAATAGAATGTATATGGATAATCTGATAAATTACCATAAGATTCTCAACCATAGAAATAAACTGTTAAAGAGTGCGCAGTTTAGGAAATCCCTACTTGATACGATCGATGTATGGGATGAGCAACTCGTCCACTATGGTGTCAAAGTCATTATGAAACGTATGGATTTTATAAAAAAACTCTCCGAAGTAACTGCGACTACGCATTTGGAAATCACCGATGGCAAAGAAATACTCGAAATTGATTATTTTACTGGAATGATTGAGCAATCTTCCTTTGATTATGATAGAATAGTCTATGGATTTAAAGAAAAACTCAAATCATGCATCGACAAGGATGTAAAATACGGATTTACAAGCGTCGGTCCTCATAAGGATGACCTGATAATAAAGATAAACGGCCAAGATGCTAGAAAATACAGTTCTCAAGGGCAGCAGCGAACAGCAGCCCTATCCATGAAATTGTCAGAAATAACTTTGATTCAAAATGAACTTGGTGAAAGACCTATCCTTTTACTGGATGATGTCATGAGCGAACTTGACTTGACTCGAAGACAAATGCTGATGCATGCGATAAAAGGATTACAAACGATAATAACAACAACCGATTTAACTGGGTTGGATCAAGATCAAATGGCGCCTTTTCAAGTAGTTGAGATTGAAAAAGGTGCTGTCTTAACGTGTCGGGAGGTACAGCATGTCGACGAAAGTCAATCAAGATTATAA
- the gyrB gene encoding DNA topoisomerase (ATP-hydrolyzing) subunit B: MSTKVNQDYNAEQIQVLEGLEAVRKRPGMYIGSTSARGLHHLVYEIVNNSIDEALAGHCDTVSVTITEDNSIIVEDNGRGMPVDMHAKMDMPAVEVIHTVLHAGGKFGGGGYKVSGGLHGVGASVVNALSEIMTVDVMRNGKVYSIEFQKGPTTKQLHIIGETDKTGTRTFFKPDPEIFEQIEFNYETLQHRMREQAFLNKGIRIILKDERNDKIDNFHYEGGIKEFVAYLNKNRSHIHDTVIYNESEKDGILIEIAMQYTDGYQDNVFTFANNINTHEGGTHLSGFRSALTRVINDYARKNKFIKEKETNLQGEDIREGLTAIVSVKIGEPQFEGQTKTKLGNSEVRGVAESITAEILDTFLEEHPAEGKIIIDKCLKAAKAREAARKARELTRRKGLLDGMSLPGKLADCQEKDPAKCEVYIVEGESAGGSAKDGRDRKNQAILPLRGKIMNVEKANFARIFNSSEIRAMITAFGCGIGEEFDIEKLRYHKIMIMTDADVDGSHIRTLLLTFLFRYMRPLIENGYIYIAQPPLYKISKGKKEHYVYTEKQKDQVLAEYDSDTKLDIQRYKGLGEMNPEQLWETTMNPENRTILRVNIDDAVEADMIFDTLMGEHVEPRREFIEQNAKYVTYLDV; encoded by the coding sequence ATGTCGACGAAAGTCAATCAAGATTATAATGCGGAACAGATACAGGTACTAGAAGGATTAGAAGCTGTACGAAAAAGACCGGGGATGTATATCGGTTCTACAAGTGCACGAGGATTACACCATTTAGTGTATGAAATAGTCAACAACAGTATCGATGAAGCTCTTGCAGGGCATTGTGACACTGTTTCGGTAACAATTACTGAAGATAACAGCATTATCGTTGAAGATAACGGTCGTGGAATGCCTGTCGACATGCATGCAAAAATGGATATGCCGGCAGTTGAGGTTATTCATACCGTCCTTCATGCAGGCGGAAAATTCGGCGGTGGCGGATATAAGGTCTCCGGCGGATTACATGGTGTGGGAGCTTCTGTTGTAAACGCCTTATCTGAAATAATGACAGTTGATGTAATGCGTAACGGCAAAGTATACAGCATCGAGTTTCAAAAGGGACCGACTACAAAACAACTGCATATCATCGGTGAAACGGATAAAACAGGAACACGTACGTTTTTCAAGCCTGATCCGGAAATTTTCGAGCAGATTGAATTCAATTACGAAACCCTTCAGCACCGTATGAGGGAGCAGGCTTTTCTAAACAAGGGAATAAGAATCATCCTGAAGGATGAGCGAAATGATAAGATTGATAACTTCCACTATGAAGGCGGCATCAAGGAATTTGTAGCCTACCTCAATAAGAACAGAAGTCACATCCATGATACTGTCATCTACAATGAAAGTGAAAAAGATGGTATCCTTATTGAGATAGCCATGCAGTACACAGACGGTTATCAGGACAATGTGTTTACATTTGCCAACAATATCAATACCCATGAAGGTGGAACACACCTAAGCGGATTCAGATCGGCGCTTACAAGAGTCATCAACGATTACGCTAGAAAAAATAAATTCATCAAAGAAAAAGAAACAAACCTTCAAGGTGAGGACATCAGAGAGGGTCTGACAGCGATCGTCTCTGTAAAAATTGGCGAGCCTCAATTTGAAGGACAAACGAAGACCAAACTTGGTAACTCCGAAGTACGTGGTGTGGCTGAATCCATCACTGCAGAAATACTGGACACCTTCCTTGAGGAACACCCGGCTGAAGGTAAAATCATCATCGATAAATGCCTAAAAGCTGCTAAAGCACGTGAAGCGGCAAGAAAAGCAAGGGAGCTTACAAGAAGAAAAGGTCTGCTTGATGGAATGAGTCTTCCTGGTAAACTTGCAGATTGTCAGGAAAAGGATCCTGCAAAGTGTGAAGTATATATTGTCGAAGGAGAGTCGGCTGGCGGATCGGCCAAAGATGGAAGGGATAGAAAGAACCAAGCCATACTTCCTCTTCGTGGAAAAATAATGAATGTGGAAAAAGCCAATTTTGCACGTATCTTCAATTCATCTGAAATAAGAGCGATGATTACTGCCTTTGGATGCGGAATAGGTGAAGAGTTCGATATAGAAAAGTTAAGATATCATAAAATCATGATCATGACCGATGCCGATGTCGACGGTTCGCATATCAGAACCCTTTTATTGACTTTCCTATTCAGGTATATGAGGCCTCTTATAGAGAATGGCTATATTTATATCGCCCAACCACCGCTTTATAAGATATCAAAAGGGAAAAAGGAACATTATGTCTATACCGAAAAGCAAAAGGATCAGGTATTGGCAGAATACGATTCAGATACGAAACTAGATATACAGCGTTATAAAGGTCTAGGTGAGATGAATCCTGAACAACTTTGGGAAACAACGATGAACCCTGAAAACAGAACCATCTTAAGAGTAAATATAGATGATGCTGTAGAAGCAGATATGATTTTTGATACACTGATGGGTGAACACGTTGAACCACGTAGAGAATTCATTGAGCAAAACGCAAAATACGTCACATATTTGGACGTTTAG